The proteins below are encoded in one region of Juglans microcarpa x Juglans regia isolate MS1-56 chromosome 4D, Jm3101_v1.0, whole genome shotgun sequence:
- the LOC121260488 gene encoding probable glutamyl endopeptidase, chloroplastic isoform X1, whose protein sequence is MMHLHKVYHRSLSRLALSVSARSPPFSPSSLSLSPPAFLALRPFRNAFSSLKTASTMTASRFTNLVPINALAGEDNGGGASNGAVSSSSSNTAPNGNEDESTLGVGYCLPPPEIKDIVDAPPLPALSFSPHRNKILFLKRRALPPLAELARQEEKLAGIRIDGRYNTRSRMSFYTGIGIHQLMPDGTLGPEKEVHGYPAGAKINFVTWSLDGQHLAFSIRVDEEENTSGKLRVWVADVETGNARPLFQSPNIYLNAVFDNFVWVNNSTLVVSTIPLSRGAPPSKPSVPTGPKIQSNEQKNIIQVRTFQDLLKDEYDEDLFDYYTTTQLVLASVDGTVKEIGPPAVYTSMDPSPDGKYLLISSIHRPYSFIVLCGRFPKKVDLWTTDGKFVRELCHLPLAEDIPIVSNSVRKGMRSINWRADKPSTLYWVETQDGGDAKVEVSPRDIVYTQPAEPLEGEQPAILHQLDLRYGGISWCDNSLALVYESWYKTRRVRTWVVSPGSEDSSPRILFDRSSEDVYSDPGSPMLRRTPTGTYVIAKVNKENDESTYILLNGSGATPEGNIPFLDLFDINTGNKERIWQSDKEKYYETVVALMSDQKEGDLRLDQLKILTSKESKTENTQYYILIWPDKQARQITNFPHPYPQLASLQKEMIRYQRKDGVQLTATLYLPPGYDPSKDGPLPCLIWSYPGEFKSKDAAGQVRGSPNEFAGIGPTSPLLWLARRHDLSLLFAYTLFGCLWCVVIILFPFASIEFLVCCEHDIPISDCSDMFRFAILSGPTIPIIGEGNEEANDRYIEQLVASAEAAVQEVIRRGVAHPNKISVGGHSYGAFMTANLLAHAPHLFCCGIARSGAYNRTLTPFGFQNEDRTLWEATTTYVEMSPFMSANRIKKPILLIHGEEDNNPGTLTMQSDRFFNALKGHGALCRLVILPFESHGYASRESIMHVLWETDRWLQKYCVSNNSDVNADVDPTSKDDSSKGATDSKSEAAAASGGGGPEASHFECEELHPRLSLW, encoded by the exons ATGATGCACCTTCACAAAGTTTATCATCGTAGCCTCTCTCGCCTTGCTCTCTCCGTCTCTGCTCGCTCCCCTCCCTTTTCCCCTTCGTCTCTTTCCCTCTCGCCCCCCGCATTCCTTGCTCTCCGTCCCTTCAGAAACGCCTTTTCTTCCCTCAAAACCGCCTCCACCATGACCGCCTCTCGATTCACCAATCTCGTCCCCATCAACGCTTTGGCCGGTGAAGACAACGGCGGAGGAGCCTCCAACGGCGCcgtatcttcttcttcttccaataCTGCTCCCAATGGAAATGAAG ACGAGTCGACACTGGGAGTTGGATATTGTCTTCCTCCACCGGAGATCAAGGACATCGTGGATGCTCCCCCGCTTCCTGCATTGTCATTCTCGCCACACAGGAATAAGATACTGTTTCTTAAGCGGAGAGCTTTGCCTCCGTTGGCAGAACTAGCAAGACAGGAGGAAAAGTTGGCTGGTATTCGTATTGATGGAAGATATAATACTAGAAGTCGGATGTCATTCTATACGGGTATTGGAATTCATCAGTTAATGCCTGATGGTACCCTAGGGCCAGAGAAAGAGGTACATGGTTACCCTGCTGGTGCGAAGATCAATTTTGTTACGTGGTCACTTGATGGTCAGCATTTGGCATTCAGCATCCGAGTTGATGAGGAAGAAAACACTAGTGGTAAGCTTAGAGTATGGGTTGCTGATGTGGAGACTGGGAATGCTAGACCTTTGTTTCAGTCGCCCAATATCTATCTAAATGCGGTTTTTGACAATTTTGTTTGGGTAAACAATTCTACTCTGGTAGTTTCCACCATCCCCTTATCCCGTGGAGCCCCCCCAAGTAAACCTTCGGTTCCCACTGGCCCAAAGATACAATCCAATGAGCAGAAAAACATTATTCAAGTTAGGACTTTCCAGGATTTGCTTAAAGATGAATATGACGAAGATTTGTTCGACTACTATACAACTACACAACTTGTATTGGCTTCTGTGGATGGGACAGTGAAGGAAATCGGCCCACCAGCTGTGTATACATCAATGGACCCCTCCCCAGATGGGAAGTACCTTTTGATTAGTTCAATTCACAGACCATACTCTTTCATTGTACTGTGCGGAAGATTTCCTAAGAAGGTTGATTTGTGGACAACTGATGGGAAGTTTGTTAGGGAACTCTGTCATTTACCACTTGCTGAGGACATTCCCATTGTATCCAATAGTGTGCGAAAAGGGATGCGCTCTATCAATTGGAGAGCAGATAAGCCATCAACACTCTACTG gGTAGAGACGCAAGATGGAGGTGATGCGAAAGTGGAAGTTTCGCCCCGTGATATAGTTTATACACAGCCTGCTGAGCCACTAGAAGGTGAACAGCCAGCGATCTTACACCAACTTGATCTTCGTTACGG aGGCATTTCTTGGTGTGATAATTCGCTGGCTCTAGTTTATGAATCTTGGTACAAAACACGGCGAGTGAGAACCTGGGTGGTTTCTCCTGGATCTGAGGATTCTAGTCCACGTATTCTATTTGATAGATCATCAGAAGATGTGTACTCGGATCCTGGCTCTCCAATGCTACGGAGAACTCCCACCGGAACTTATGTGATTGCAAAGgtaaataaggaaaatgatgaaAGCACATATATTTTACTGAACGGAAGCGGTGCTACACCTGAAGGGAACATTCCATTCCTTGATCTGTTTGACAT AAATACAGGCAACAAAGAACGAATATGGCAGAGTGACAAAGAAAAGTATTATGAGACTGTTGTTGCTTTAATGTCTGATCAGAAAGAAGGGGATTTGCGTCTTGATCAGTTGAAAATACTGACTTCCAAAGAGTCAAAAACTGAAAACACCCAGTACTACATCCTGATCTGGCCAGATAAACAAGCACGTCAAATCACAAATTTCCCTCATCCCTACCCACAACTCGCATCATTGCAGAAAGAGATGATCAGGTATCAGAGAAAGGATGGGGTTCAACTTACTGCAACATTATATCTGCCACCAGGCTATGATCCATCAAAAGATGGCCCTCTTCCATGTCTGATTTGGTCTTACCCTGGAGAATTTAAAAGCAAAGATGCTGCTGGACAAGTTCGTGGTTCTCCTAATGAATTTGCTGGCATAGGTCCTACATCACCCCTCCTTTGGCTGGCTAGAAGGCATGATTTATCCCTATTGTTTGCTTATACTCTCTTTGGGTGTCTTTGGTGTGTCGTCATTATTCTCTTTCCCTTTGCTTCCATTGAGTTTCTGGTTTGTTGTGAACATGATATACCAATTTCTGATTGCTCAGATATGTTCAGGTTTGCAATTCTGTCAGGACCAACAATTCCTATTATTGGCGAGGGCAATGAGGAGGCAAATGACAG GTACATAGAGCAGTTGGTTGCGAGTGCGGAGGCTGCAGTCCAGGAAGTTATCCGACGTGGA GTGGCACATCCAAACAAAATCTCTGTCGGGGGACATTCCTATGGTGCATTCATGACTGCAAATCTCTTAGCACATGCCCCCCATCTTTTCTGTTGTGGAATTGCTCGCTCTGGTGCTTACAACAGAACACTTACTCCTTTTGGTTTTCAG AATGAAGACAGAACTCTTTGGGAGGCCACGACCACTTATGTGGAGATGAGTCCTTTCATGTCAGCTAATAGAATTAAGAAGCCAATATTGCTCATCCATGGAGAAGAAGACAATAATCCTGGAACTTTAACGATGCAG TCTGATCGTTTCTTCAACGCTCTGAAAGGTCACGGTGCCCTTTGTCGCCTAGTGATTCTTCCATTTGAGAGCCATGGCTATGCCTCACGGGAGAGTATCATGCATGTCCTCTGGGAAACTGATAGATGGCTACAGAAATATTGTGTGTCAAATAATTCTGATGTAAATGCAGATGTTGATCCCACATCTAAAGATGATTCAAGTAAAGGGGCTACTGATTCCAAAAGTGAAGCAGCTGCTGCTAGTGGAGGCGGTGGTCCAGAGGCATCACATTTTGAATGTGAAGAACTTCATCCAAGGTTATCATTATGGTAA
- the LOC121260488 gene encoding probable glutamyl endopeptidase, chloroplastic isoform X2 has product MMHLHKVYHRSLSRLALSVSARSPPFSPSSLSLSPPAFLALRPFRNAFSSLKTASTMTASRFTNLVPINALAGEDNGGGASNGAVSSSSSNTAPNGNEDESTLGVGYCLPPPEIKDIVDAPPLPALSFSPHRNKILFLKRRALPPLAELARQEEKLAGIRIDGRYNTRSRMSFYTGIGIHQLMPDGTLGPEKEVHGYPAGAKINFVTWSLDGQHLAFSIRVDEEENTSGKLRVWVADVETGNARPLFQSPNIYLNAVFDNFVWVNNSTLVVSTIPLSRGAPPSKPSVPTGPKIQSNEQKNIIQVRTFQDLLKDEYDEDLFDYYTTTQLVLASVDGTVKEIGPPAVYTSMDPSPDGKYLLISSIHRPYSFIVLCGRFPKKVDLWTTDGKFVRELCHLPLAEDIPIVSNSVRKGMRSINWRADKPSTLYWVETQDGGDAKVEVSPRDIVYTQPAEPLEGEQPAILHQLDLRYGGISWCDNSLALVYESWYKTRRVRTWVVSPGSEDSSPRILFDRSSEDVYSDPGSPMLRRTPTGTYVIAKVNKENDESTYILLNGSGATPEGNIPFLDLFDINTGNKERIWQSDKEKYYETVVALMSDQKEGDLRLDQLKILTSKESKTENTQYYILIWPDKQARQITNFPHPYPQLASLQKEMIRYQRKDGVQLTATLYLPPGYDPSKDGPLPCLIWSYPGEFKSKDAAGQVRGSPNEFAGIGPTSPLLWLARRFAILSGPTIPIIGEGNEEANDRYIEQLVASAEAAVQEVIRRGVAHPNKISVGGHSYGAFMTANLLAHAPHLFCCGIARSGAYNRTLTPFGFQNEDRTLWEATTTYVEMSPFMSANRIKKPILLIHGEEDNNPGTLTMQSDRFFNALKGHGALCRLVILPFESHGYASRESIMHVLWETDRWLQKYCVSNNSDVNADVDPTSKDDSSKGATDSKSEAAAASGGGGPEASHFECEELHPRLHCHWPPGGKAGA; this is encoded by the exons ATGATGCACCTTCACAAAGTTTATCATCGTAGCCTCTCTCGCCTTGCTCTCTCCGTCTCTGCTCGCTCCCCTCCCTTTTCCCCTTCGTCTCTTTCCCTCTCGCCCCCCGCATTCCTTGCTCTCCGTCCCTTCAGAAACGCCTTTTCTTCCCTCAAAACCGCCTCCACCATGACCGCCTCTCGATTCACCAATCTCGTCCCCATCAACGCTTTGGCCGGTGAAGACAACGGCGGAGGAGCCTCCAACGGCGCcgtatcttcttcttcttccaataCTGCTCCCAATGGAAATGAAG ACGAGTCGACACTGGGAGTTGGATATTGTCTTCCTCCACCGGAGATCAAGGACATCGTGGATGCTCCCCCGCTTCCTGCATTGTCATTCTCGCCACACAGGAATAAGATACTGTTTCTTAAGCGGAGAGCTTTGCCTCCGTTGGCAGAACTAGCAAGACAGGAGGAAAAGTTGGCTGGTATTCGTATTGATGGAAGATATAATACTAGAAGTCGGATGTCATTCTATACGGGTATTGGAATTCATCAGTTAATGCCTGATGGTACCCTAGGGCCAGAGAAAGAGGTACATGGTTACCCTGCTGGTGCGAAGATCAATTTTGTTACGTGGTCACTTGATGGTCAGCATTTGGCATTCAGCATCCGAGTTGATGAGGAAGAAAACACTAGTGGTAAGCTTAGAGTATGGGTTGCTGATGTGGAGACTGGGAATGCTAGACCTTTGTTTCAGTCGCCCAATATCTATCTAAATGCGGTTTTTGACAATTTTGTTTGGGTAAACAATTCTACTCTGGTAGTTTCCACCATCCCCTTATCCCGTGGAGCCCCCCCAAGTAAACCTTCGGTTCCCACTGGCCCAAAGATACAATCCAATGAGCAGAAAAACATTATTCAAGTTAGGACTTTCCAGGATTTGCTTAAAGATGAATATGACGAAGATTTGTTCGACTACTATACAACTACACAACTTGTATTGGCTTCTGTGGATGGGACAGTGAAGGAAATCGGCCCACCAGCTGTGTATACATCAATGGACCCCTCCCCAGATGGGAAGTACCTTTTGATTAGTTCAATTCACAGACCATACTCTTTCATTGTACTGTGCGGAAGATTTCCTAAGAAGGTTGATTTGTGGACAACTGATGGGAAGTTTGTTAGGGAACTCTGTCATTTACCACTTGCTGAGGACATTCCCATTGTATCCAATAGTGTGCGAAAAGGGATGCGCTCTATCAATTGGAGAGCAGATAAGCCATCAACACTCTACTG gGTAGAGACGCAAGATGGAGGTGATGCGAAAGTGGAAGTTTCGCCCCGTGATATAGTTTATACACAGCCTGCTGAGCCACTAGAAGGTGAACAGCCAGCGATCTTACACCAACTTGATCTTCGTTACGG aGGCATTTCTTGGTGTGATAATTCGCTGGCTCTAGTTTATGAATCTTGGTACAAAACACGGCGAGTGAGAACCTGGGTGGTTTCTCCTGGATCTGAGGATTCTAGTCCACGTATTCTATTTGATAGATCATCAGAAGATGTGTACTCGGATCCTGGCTCTCCAATGCTACGGAGAACTCCCACCGGAACTTATGTGATTGCAAAGgtaaataaggaaaatgatgaaAGCACATATATTTTACTGAACGGAAGCGGTGCTACACCTGAAGGGAACATTCCATTCCTTGATCTGTTTGACAT AAATACAGGCAACAAAGAACGAATATGGCAGAGTGACAAAGAAAAGTATTATGAGACTGTTGTTGCTTTAATGTCTGATCAGAAAGAAGGGGATTTGCGTCTTGATCAGTTGAAAATACTGACTTCCAAAGAGTCAAAAACTGAAAACACCCAGTACTACATCCTGATCTGGCCAGATAAACAAGCACGTCAAATCACAAATTTCCCTCATCCCTACCCACAACTCGCATCATTGCAGAAAGAGATGATCAGGTATCAGAGAAAGGATGGGGTTCAACTTACTGCAACATTATATCTGCCACCAGGCTATGATCCATCAAAAGATGGCCCTCTTCCATGTCTGATTTGGTCTTACCCTGGAGAATTTAAAAGCAAAGATGCTGCTGGACAAGTTCGTGGTTCTCCTAATGAATTTGCTGGCATAGGTCCTACATCACCCCTCCTTTGGCTGGCTAGAAG GTTTGCAATTCTGTCAGGACCAACAATTCCTATTATTGGCGAGGGCAATGAGGAGGCAAATGACAG GTACATAGAGCAGTTGGTTGCGAGTGCGGAGGCTGCAGTCCAGGAAGTTATCCGACGTGGA GTGGCACATCCAAACAAAATCTCTGTCGGGGGACATTCCTATGGTGCATTCATGACTGCAAATCTCTTAGCACATGCCCCCCATCTTTTCTGTTGTGGAATTGCTCGCTCTGGTGCTTACAACAGAACACTTACTCCTTTTGGTTTTCAG AATGAAGACAGAACTCTTTGGGAGGCCACGACCACTTATGTGGAGATGAGTCCTTTCATGTCAGCTAATAGAATTAAGAAGCCAATATTGCTCATCCATGGAGAAGAAGACAATAATCCTGGAACTTTAACGATGCAG TCTGATCGTTTCTTCAACGCTCTGAAAGGTCACGGTGCCCTTTGTCGCCTAGTGATTCTTCCATTTGAGAGCCATGGCTATGCCTCACGGGAGAGTATCATGCATGTCCTCTGGGAAACTGATAGATGGCTACAGAAATATTGTGTGTCAAATAATTCTGATGTAAATGCAGATGTTGATCCCACATCTAAAGATGATTCAAGTAAAGGGGCTACTGATTCCAAAAGTGAAGCAGCTGCTGCTAGTGGAGGCGGTGGTCCAGAGGCATCACATTTTGAATGTGAAGAACTTCATCCAAG ATTACATTGCCATTGGCCACCGGGTGGTAAAGCTGGAGCATGA